A single region of the Thunnus maccoyii chromosome 10, fThuMac1.1, whole genome shotgun sequence genome encodes:
- the LOC121905525 gene encoding uncharacterized protein LOC121905525, with product MKNTFACDDSMIITIPLGSLRDARDGQLMPEKFHCVFKDSYKVFVIKGKPKPFGAAQAIAGVFIVTLGLMFTQTDDFIKFFTLPSLLYVVSGFLTYAAGQSPNMHVTKLSFSLNIISFFWSIAAVFLCTVAFYTPIWPPRLPSQVHDAPHGGVKGLIMTLLLVEKIIALFLIYWLSKAICRQHFNTLPIILLKQGD from the exons ATGAAGAACACATTTGCATGTGATGATTCAATGATCATCACCATACCACTTGGGAGTCTCAGGGACGCTCGAGATGGTCAACTGATGCCGGAGAAATTTCACTGTGTGTTCAAAGACTCCTACAAGGTTTTTGTTATAAAGGGAAAACCTAAACCTTTTGGG gcAGCCCAGGCCATCGCTGGTGTGTTTATTGTCACACTCGGTCTGATGTTTACCCAAACAGATGACTTCATTAAGTTCTTCACTTTACCCAGCCTCCTG TATGTGGTCTCTGGTTTCCTGACCTATGCTGCTGGACAATCTCCAAACATGCACGTG ACAAAACTATCATTCTCTCTGAACATCATCAGCTTCTTCTGGTCAattgcagctgtttttctctgcacGGTCGCGTTTTACACACCAATATGGCCTCCCCGG CTTCCTTCACAGGTTCATGACGCTCCTCATGGAGGAGTCAAGGGGCTGATTATGACTCTTCTGCTTGTTGAAAAGATAATAGCCTTATTCTTGATCTACTGGCTGAGTAAAGCTATATGCAGACAACATTTCAACACTTTG cCCATTATTCTGCTGAAACAAGGAGACTGA